The following coding sequences are from one Loxodonta africana isolate mLoxAfr1 chromosome 18, mLoxAfr1.hap2, whole genome shotgun sequence window:
- the P2RX1 gene encoding P2X purinoceptor 1 isoform X2 → MAQQLQDELAAFFFEYDTPRMVLVRNKKVGIMFRLIQLVVLVYVVGWVFVYEKGYQTSGGLISSVSVKLKGLAVTQLPGLGPQVWDVADYIFPAQGDSSFVVMTNFIATPQQAQGYCAEHPEGGICTDDSGCTPGKAERKAQGIRTGKCVAFNNTVHTCEIFGWCPVEVDDKVPRPALLREAENFTLFIKNSISFPRFKVNRRNLVEEVDAAYLKTCLYHKTTHPLCPIFKLGYVVQASGQNFNSLAEKGGVVGITIDWNCDLDWHVRHCKPIYEFHGLYEEKNLSQGFNFRFARYFVENGTNHRHLFKVFGIRFDILVDGKAGKFDIIPTMTTIGSGIGIFGVATVLCDLLLLHILPKRHYYKQKKFKYAEAMGPGEGERDLAATSSVLDLQENMRTS, encoded by the exons ATGGCGCAGCAGCTCCAGGATGAGCTGGCCGCATTCTTCTTTGAATACGATACTCCCCGAATGGTGCTCGTCCGCAACAAGAAGGTGGGCATCATGTTCCGGCTGATCCAGCTCGTGGTTCTGGTTTACGTAGTCGG GTGGGTGTTTGTCTACGAGAAGGGCTACCAGACTTCAGGTGGCCTCATCAGTAGTGTGTCTGTGAAACTCAAGGGCCTGGCTGTGACACAGCTCCCAGGCCTGGGCCCCCAGGTCTGGGATGTAGCTGACTACATCTTTCCAGCCCAG GGGGACAGCTCCTTTGTTGTCATGACCAATTTCATCGCGACCCCCCAGCAGGCTCAAGGCTACTGTGCAGAG caccCAGAAGGGGGCATATGCACAGATGACAGCGGCTGTACACCAGGGAAGGCTGAAAGGAAAGCCCAAG gcatcCGCACAGGAAAGTGTGTGGCCTTCAACAACACTGTACACACCTGTGAGATCTTTGGCTGGTGTCCCGTGGAGGTGGACGACAAAGTTCCACG CCCCGCCCTTCTCCGGGAGGCCGAGAACTTCACTCTCTTCATCAAGAACAGCATCAGCTTTCCACGCTTCAAGGTCAACAG GCGCAACCTGGTGGAGGAAGTGGATGCTGCCTACCTGAAAACCTGCCTCTATCACAAGACCACCCACCCGCTGTGCCCTATCTTCAAGCTAGGCTACGTGGTGCAAGCGTCAGGCCAGAATTTTAACTCCCTGGCCGAGAAG GGCGGGGTAGTCGGCATCACTATCGACTGGAACTGTGACCTGGACTGGCACGTGCGACACTGCAAGCCCATCTACGAGTTCCACGGGCTATATGAGGAGAAAAATCTGTCTCAAGGCTTCAACTTCAG GTTTGCCAGGTACTTCGTGGAAAATGGGACCAACCACCGTCacctcttcaaggtgtttggGATTCGCTTTGACATCCTGGTGGACGGCAAG GCTGGGAAGTTTGACATCATACCCACAATGACCACCATTGGGTCTGGCATTGGCATCTTCGGGGTG GCAACCGTTCTCTGTGACCTGCTGCTTCTCCATATCCTGCCTAAGAGGCACTACTACAAGCAGAAGAAATTCAAGTATGCAGAGGCCATGGGGCCAGGGGAG ggtgaGCGTGACCTCGCAGCCACCAGCTCCGTCCTGGACCTTCAGGAGAACATGAGGACGTCCTGA
- the P2RX1 gene encoding P2X purinoceptor 1 isoform X1 has product MAQQLQDELAAFFFEYDTPRMVLVRNKKVGIMFRLIQLVVLVYVVGWVFVYEKGYQTSGGLISSVSVKLKGLAVTQLPGLGPQVWDVADYIFPAQGDSSFVVMTNFIATPQQAQGYCAEHPEGGICTDDSGCTPGKAERKAQGIRTGKCVAFNNTVHTCEIFGWCPVEVDDKVPRPALLREAENFTLFIKNSISFPRFKVNRRNLVEEVDAAYLKTCLYHKTTHPLCPIFKLGYVVQASGQNFNSLAEKGGVVGITIDWNCDLDWHVRHCKPIYEFHGLYEEKNLSQGFNFRFARYFVENGTNHRHLFKVFGIRFDILVDGKAGKFDIIPTMTTIGSGIGIFGVATVLCDLLLLHILPKRHYYKQKKFKYAEAMGPGEVRGLFESGPSKASHPCVCVGGASCFP; this is encoded by the exons ATGGCGCAGCAGCTCCAGGATGAGCTGGCCGCATTCTTCTTTGAATACGATACTCCCCGAATGGTGCTCGTCCGCAACAAGAAGGTGGGCATCATGTTCCGGCTGATCCAGCTCGTGGTTCTGGTTTACGTAGTCGG GTGGGTGTTTGTCTACGAGAAGGGCTACCAGACTTCAGGTGGCCTCATCAGTAGTGTGTCTGTGAAACTCAAGGGCCTGGCTGTGACACAGCTCCCAGGCCTGGGCCCCCAGGTCTGGGATGTAGCTGACTACATCTTTCCAGCCCAG GGGGACAGCTCCTTTGTTGTCATGACCAATTTCATCGCGACCCCCCAGCAGGCTCAAGGCTACTGTGCAGAG caccCAGAAGGGGGCATATGCACAGATGACAGCGGCTGTACACCAGGGAAGGCTGAAAGGAAAGCCCAAG gcatcCGCACAGGAAAGTGTGTGGCCTTCAACAACACTGTACACACCTGTGAGATCTTTGGCTGGTGTCCCGTGGAGGTGGACGACAAAGTTCCACG CCCCGCCCTTCTCCGGGAGGCCGAGAACTTCACTCTCTTCATCAAGAACAGCATCAGCTTTCCACGCTTCAAGGTCAACAG GCGCAACCTGGTGGAGGAAGTGGATGCTGCCTACCTGAAAACCTGCCTCTATCACAAGACCACCCACCCGCTGTGCCCTATCTTCAAGCTAGGCTACGTGGTGCAAGCGTCAGGCCAGAATTTTAACTCCCTGGCCGAGAAG GGCGGGGTAGTCGGCATCACTATCGACTGGAACTGTGACCTGGACTGGCACGTGCGACACTGCAAGCCCATCTACGAGTTCCACGGGCTATATGAGGAGAAAAATCTGTCTCAAGGCTTCAACTTCAG GTTTGCCAGGTACTTCGTGGAAAATGGGACCAACCACCGTCacctcttcaaggtgtttggGATTCGCTTTGACATCCTGGTGGACGGCAAG GCTGGGAAGTTTGACATCATACCCACAATGACCACCATTGGGTCTGGCATTGGCATCTTCGGGGTG GCAACCGTTCTCTGTGACCTGCTGCTTCTCCATATCCTGCCTAAGAGGCACTACTACAAGCAGAAGAAATTCAAGTATGCAGAGGCCATGGGGCCAGGGGAGGTAAGAGGGCTGTTTGAGTCAGGCCCTTCAAAGGCTTCACATCCGTGTGTCTGTGTTGGGGGTGCCAGCTGTTTCCCTTAA